The Mercurialis annua linkage group LG8, ddMerAnnu1.2, whole genome shotgun sequence genome window below encodes:
- the LOC126659853 gene encoding WAT1-related protein At1g25270-like isoform X1: protein MRHLLETVHGLKPVILMILVQFILTGMNIFYKLAANDGMNMRVLVAYRSILSAAFTVPLALIFERKYLTKLTWVIIVEAFFCGLFGATLAQNLYVESLVLTSATFSVAITNLCPAVTLILATSFGLEKVRLGTTTDKAKVFGILIGIGGAMVFTFYKGVEIKIWSTNVDLLKHKNHTQLHKDNSTSHHIIGSCLAFASCVCFGMWLIIQSKLSKKFPYHYSSAALMSLMGSIQSVIFALSIDRSWSQWKLGWNLRLLAAAYSGIVTSGVVLTLIAWCVSLRGPVFVASFNPLCLVLVAIAGSLMLEEQLHLGSILGAGLIVCGLYILLWGQNKEIKEKAKLLPKDSSSTNHELLKVVVDDDHGDGNGNAITTKAESST from the exons ATGAGGCATTTATTAGAAACGGTGCATGGTTTAAAACCAgtgattttaatgattttagtaCAATTTATACTCACCGGAATGAATATATTTTACAAACTTGCTGCAAATGATGGGATGAATATGAGAGTTCTTGTTGCTTATCGTTCCATTCTTTCTGCTGCATTTACTGTACCGCTCGCTCTCATCTTTGAAag GAAGTATTTAACAAAACTTACCTGGGTTATCATCGTTGAAGCGTTTTTTTGTGGGTTATTTGG ggCAACTTTGGCCCAGAATTTGTACGTGGAAAGCTTGGTATTGACATCTGCAACATTTTCCGTTGCTATAACTAATCTTTGTCCCGCTGTTACATTAATCTTGGCAACCTCTTTCGG GTTGGAGAAAGTGAGATTAGGGACAACAACAGACAAGGCAAAGGTATTTGGAATACTAATAGGAATAGGTGGGGCTATGGTTTTTACTTTCTACAAAGGTGTGGAGATCAAAATTTGGTCAACAAATGTTGATcttttgaaacataaaaatcatacTCAGCTTCACAAAGATAACAGTACTAGCCATCATATAATTGGTTCTTGCTTGGCATTTGCTAGTTGCGTCTGCTTTGGAATGTGGCTCATTATTCAG TCAAAATTGAGCAAGAAATTCCCATATCATTACTCAAGCGCAGCATTGATGTCTTTGATGGGATCTATTCAGAGTGTTATATTTGCCCTATCCATCGACCGAAGTTGGAGCCAATGGAAGTTGGGCTGGAATCTTAGGCTACTTGCAGCTGCTTATTCG GGGATTGTGACTTCGGGAGTGGTACTGACCTTAATCGCATGGTGTGTCTCGTTGAGAGGGCCAGTGTTCGTCGCTAGTTTCAATCCTCTCTGCTTAGTGCTTGTTGCCATTGCCGGCTCTTTGATGCTAGAAGAACAACTTCACTTGGGAAG CATACTAGGAGCAGGGCTGATAGTTTGTGGATTATACATACTACTTTGGGGTCAAAATAAAGAGATTAAAGAGAAGGCTAAATTATTGCCAAAAGATAGCTCATCAACAAATCATGAACTACTTAAGgttgttgttgatgatgatcATGGCGATGGCAATGGCAATGCTATTACTACTAAAGCCGAGTCATCTACATAG
- the LOC126659853 gene encoding WAT1-related protein At1g68170-like isoform X3 gives MRHLLETVHGLKPVILMILVQFILTGMNIFYKLAANDGMNMRVLVAYRSILSAAFTVPLALIFERLEKVRLGTTTDKAKVFGILIGIGGAMVFTFYKGVEIKIWSTNVDLLKHKNHTQLHKDNSTSHHIIGSCLAFASCVCFGMWLIIQSKLSKKFPYHYSSAALMSLMGSIQSVIFALSIDRSWSQWKLGWNLRLLAAAYSGIVTSGVVLTLIAWCVSLRGPVFVASFNPLCLVLVAIAGSLMLEEQLHLGSILGAGLIVCGLYILLWGQNKEIKEKAKLLPKDSSSTNHELLKVVVDDDHGDGNGNAITTKAESST, from the exons ATGAGGCATTTATTAGAAACGGTGCATGGTTTAAAACCAgtgattttaatgattttagtaCAATTTATACTCACCGGAATGAATATATTTTACAAACTTGCTGCAAATGATGGGATGAATATGAGAGTTCTTGTTGCTTATCGTTCCATTCTTTCTGCTGCATTTACTGTACCGCTCGCTCTCATCTTTGAAag GTTGGAGAAAGTGAGATTAGGGACAACAACAGACAAGGCAAAGGTATTTGGAATACTAATAGGAATAGGTGGGGCTATGGTTTTTACTTTCTACAAAGGTGTGGAGATCAAAATTTGGTCAACAAATGTTGATcttttgaaacataaaaatcatacTCAGCTTCACAAAGATAACAGTACTAGCCATCATATAATTGGTTCTTGCTTGGCATTTGCTAGTTGCGTCTGCTTTGGAATGTGGCTCATTATTCAG TCAAAATTGAGCAAGAAATTCCCATATCATTACTCAAGCGCAGCATTGATGTCTTTGATGGGATCTATTCAGAGTGTTATATTTGCCCTATCCATCGACCGAAGTTGGAGCCAATGGAAGTTGGGCTGGAATCTTAGGCTACTTGCAGCTGCTTATTCG GGGATTGTGACTTCGGGAGTGGTACTGACCTTAATCGCATGGTGTGTCTCGTTGAGAGGGCCAGTGTTCGTCGCTAGTTTCAATCCTCTCTGCTTAGTGCTTGTTGCCATTGCCGGCTCTTTGATGCTAGAAGAACAACTTCACTTGGGAAG CATACTAGGAGCAGGGCTGATAGTTTGTGGATTATACATACTACTTTGGGGTCAAAATAAAGAGATTAAAGAGAAGGCTAAATTATTGCCAAAAGATAGCTCATCAACAAATCATGAACTACTTAAGgttgttgttgatgatgatcATGGCGATGGCAATGGCAATGCTATTACTACTAAAGCCGAGTCATCTACATAG
- the LOC126659853 gene encoding WAT1-related protein At1g68170-like isoform X2 — translation MRHLLETVHGLKPVILMILVQFILTGMNIFYKLAANDGMNMRVLVAYRSILSAAFTVPLALIFERKYLTKLTWVIIVEAFFCGLFGLEKVRLGTTTDKAKVFGILIGIGGAMVFTFYKGVEIKIWSTNVDLLKHKNHTQLHKDNSTSHHIIGSCLAFASCVCFGMWLIIQSKLSKKFPYHYSSAALMSLMGSIQSVIFALSIDRSWSQWKLGWNLRLLAAAYSGIVTSGVVLTLIAWCVSLRGPVFVASFNPLCLVLVAIAGSLMLEEQLHLGSILGAGLIVCGLYILLWGQNKEIKEKAKLLPKDSSSTNHELLKVVVDDDHGDGNGNAITTKAESST, via the exons ATGAGGCATTTATTAGAAACGGTGCATGGTTTAAAACCAgtgattttaatgattttagtaCAATTTATACTCACCGGAATGAATATATTTTACAAACTTGCTGCAAATGATGGGATGAATATGAGAGTTCTTGTTGCTTATCGTTCCATTCTTTCTGCTGCATTTACTGTACCGCTCGCTCTCATCTTTGAAag GAAGTATTTAACAAAACTTACCTGGGTTATCATCGTTGAAGCGTTTTTTTGTGGGTTATTTGG GTTGGAGAAAGTGAGATTAGGGACAACAACAGACAAGGCAAAGGTATTTGGAATACTAATAGGAATAGGTGGGGCTATGGTTTTTACTTTCTACAAAGGTGTGGAGATCAAAATTTGGTCAACAAATGTTGATcttttgaaacataaaaatcatacTCAGCTTCACAAAGATAACAGTACTAGCCATCATATAATTGGTTCTTGCTTGGCATTTGCTAGTTGCGTCTGCTTTGGAATGTGGCTCATTATTCAG TCAAAATTGAGCAAGAAATTCCCATATCATTACTCAAGCGCAGCATTGATGTCTTTGATGGGATCTATTCAGAGTGTTATATTTGCCCTATCCATCGACCGAAGTTGGAGCCAATGGAAGTTGGGCTGGAATCTTAGGCTACTTGCAGCTGCTTATTCG GGGATTGTGACTTCGGGAGTGGTACTGACCTTAATCGCATGGTGTGTCTCGTTGAGAGGGCCAGTGTTCGTCGCTAGTTTCAATCCTCTCTGCTTAGTGCTTGTTGCCATTGCCGGCTCTTTGATGCTAGAAGAACAACTTCACTTGGGAAG CATACTAGGAGCAGGGCTGATAGTTTGTGGATTATACATACTACTTTGGGGTCAAAATAAAGAGATTAAAGAGAAGGCTAAATTATTGCCAAAAGATAGCTCATCAACAAATCATGAACTACTTAAGgttgttgttgatgatgatcATGGCGATGGCAATGGCAATGCTATTACTACTAAAGCCGAGTCATCTACATAG
- the LOC126661557 gene encoding uncharacterized protein LOC126661557, producing MRSDIPSITSIGEWWSKLQQNVKKSELIMFAFILWYLWKARNVILFKGEDWSTIDIVSKVNCHYLEFLEASNSAGEASNLIHQANNVPQQIGWTPPPQGTIKLNFDAALNSSNHVGSIGVVCSNYSGSPILCFAKKIYGAFSPLALESIAMLESLLLAKRMAYSNVLIEGDAKNVIEAVNGKSHSDSSIEVGKIIISYWNG from the exons ATGCGATCTGATATACCTTCTATTACTTCAATTGGTGAATGGTGgtcaaaactacaacaaaatgTGAAAAAATCAGAACTGATAATGTTTGCCTTCATCTTATGGTACTTATGGAAGGCACGTAATGTCATTTTGTTCAAAGGTGAAGATTGGTCGACAATAGATATTGTTTCAAAAGTGAATTGCCATTATCTCGAATTCCTTGAAGCAAGTAATTCAGCGGGGGAGGCCTCAAATTTAATACATCAAGCTAACAACGTACCACAACAGATTGGTTGGACTCCTCCCCCTCAAGGTACAATCAAGCTGAATTTTGATGCGGCATTAAATTCAAGTAATCATGTTGGATCTATTGGTGTGGTATGTTCTAATTACTCTGGTAGTCCAATTCTATGCtttgcaaaaaaaatatatggtgCTTTTTCACCATTAGCTTTAGAATCAATTGCTATGTTGGAGAGCTTGTTGCTGGCCAAGCGTATGGCTTATTCAAATGTGCTCATTGAAGGTGATGCAAAAAATGTGATAGAGGCTGTTAATGGAAAATCACATTCCGATTCAAGTATTGAGGTG GGGAAAATCATAATCTCCTATTGGAATGGCTGA